A single window of Camelus dromedarius isolate mCamDro1 chromosome 20, mCamDro1.pat, whole genome shotgun sequence DNA harbors:
- the TOP1MT gene encoding LOW QUALITY PROTEIN: DNA topoisomerase I, mitochondrial (The sequence of the model RefSeq protein was modified relative to this genomic sequence to represent the inferred CDS: inserted 1 base in 1 codon; deleted 1 base in 1 codon; substituted 1 base at 1 genomic stop codon) gives MSADAPKFPQPLGRVVSPSGWEENRPGGVKWTQLEHRGPCFAPPSEPLPAGVRFYYSGKPVELSLAAEEVTTFYGRMLDHMCTAKGVFQNNFFSDWRKEMTAEERKVIQRLDNCDFTEMHRYFADRTAARKALSREEKQRLKEEAEKLQQEFGYCILDGHREKIGNFKTEPPGLFRGRGNHPEMGMLKRKVMLEGVTINCSGDSRIPKPPAGHQWGAVRSNCTVTWLAVWTENVQNSIKYIMLKRSSKLKGERDWEKYEVAWRLKGAVGMIRSQYQADWKSHEMKARRAVALYFIDKLVLRAGHEKEEGETADAVGCCSLCVEHVQLHLEADSCPYVVKFDFLGKDSIHYYNXVPVGKPVYKNLQLFVENKEPGDELFDRLTTASLNKHLQDPMDGLTAKVFWTYNASVTLQGQLRALTRAEDSVAAKILSYNRANRAIAVLCNHQRATPKTFEKSVQTLRSKIEAKQQQVVEAKAELEKARADHRASGDSRSKSFLEKRGRLLERLEERLLRLSTQATDKEXQQVALGTSKLNCLDPQISIAWCKRFGVPVEIYNKVQREKFAWALDMADEDFEF, from the exons ATGAGCGCCGACGCCCCCAaattcccccagcccctggggagggTCGTCAGCCCATCTGG GTGGGAAGAGAATAGACCAGGTGGCGTGAAGTGGACGCAGTTGGAGCACAGAGGACCGTGCTTTGCGCCCCCGTCCGAGCCCCTTCCCGCCGGAGTTCGCTTCTATTACAGCG GAAAGCCTGTCGAGTTGAGTTTAGCAGCAGAGGAGGTCACCACGTTTTATGGGAGGATGTTGGATCACATGTGCACAGCAAAGGGAGTTTTCCAGAACAACTTCTTCAGTGACTGGCGGAAG GAGATGAcagcagaagagaggaaagtAATCCAGCGCCTGGACAACTGTGACTTCACCGAGATGCACAGGTACTTTGCGGACAGGACCGCCGCCCGGAAAGCCCTGTCCAGGGAGGAGAAGCAG AGGCTCAAAGAAGAGGCTGAGAAGCTTCAGCAAGAATTTGGCTACTGTATTTTAGATGGGCACCGAGAGAAGATAGGCAATTTTAAGACTGAGCCCCCAGGGCTGTTCCGGGGCCGTGGCAACCACCCCGAGATGGGGATGCTGAAGAGGAAGGTCATGCTGGAGGGCGTGACCATCAACTGCAGTGG GGACTCAAGAATACCCAAGCCCCCGGCAGGTCACCAATGGGGGGCGGTGCGCTCCAACTGCACGGTCACGTGGCTGGCGGTGTGGACGGAGAACGTCCAGAACTCC ATCAAGTACATCATGCTGAAACGCAGCTCCAAGCTGAAG GGGGAGAGAGACTGGGAAAAGTACGAAGTGGCTTGGCGCCTGAAAGGGGCGGTGGGCATGATCCGTTCTCAGTACCAGGCCGACTGGAAGTCTCACGAGATGAAAGCGAGACGTGCCGTGGCCCTTTATTTCATCGACAA GCTGGTGCTGCGAGCCGGGCACGAGAAGGAGGAGGGCGAGACAGCGGACGCGGTgggctgctgctccctctgcGTGGAGCACGTCCAGCTGCACCTGGAGGCTGACAGCTGCCCATACGTCGTGAAGTTCGACTTCCTGGGGAAGGACTCGATCCACTACTACAACTGAGTGCCAGTGGGGAAGCCT GTGTACAAGAATCTGCAGCTGTTCGTGGAGAACAAGGAGCCTGGGGACGAGCTCTTCGACAGACTGAC TACTGCCAGCCTGAACAAGCACCTGCAGGACCCGATGGATGGCCTGACGGCCAAGGTGTTCTGGACCTACAATGCCAGCGTCACCTTGCAGGGGCAGCTGCGGGCACTGACCAGAG CTGAAGACAGCGTAGCCGCTAAGATCCTGTCTTATAACCGTGCGAACCGGGCCATTGCTGTTCTCTGCAACCATCAGCGGGCAACTCCCAAGACCTTTGAGAAGTCAGTGCAGACTCTCCGGTCGAAG ATAGAGGCGAAGCAGCAGCAGGTGGTGGAGGCCAAGGCAGAGCTGGAGAAGGCAAGGGCCGACCACAGAGCCAGCGGGGACAGCAGATCCAAGAG CTTCCTGGAGAAGAGGGGGCGGCTGCTGGAGAGACTGGAGGAACGGCTCCTGAGGCTGAGCACACAGGCCACGGACAAGG AGCAGCAGGTGGCCCTGGGCACGTCCAAGCTCAACTGCCTAGACCCTCAGATCAGCATCGCCTG GTGTAAGAGGTTCGGGGTGCCCGTGGAAATTTACAACAAGGTGCAGAGGGAGAAGTTCGCCTGGGCTCTAGACATGGCAGATGAAGACTTTGAATTCTAA
- the ZNF696 gene encoding zinc finger protein 696, with protein sequence MDTCTAFLARAPAGGQAPSCAATAAEQGAQSTGLIPRRAALEEGGSRGEAGLGLPQRPPLALGVPDPRGNEDAGEGPRGSPWGQAVYEETGGQKGHKTSTSRSEVTLDTRSAACGRGPWKRRPYQCGSCDRSFQCYSDVVKHRSIHSREKPYECGECGKAFIHSSHVLRHQRTHSGEKPYVCTECGKAFSQSFNLIRHQRTHTGERPYKCAECGRSFSQRSDAAKHRRIHTGERLYACSECGKAFIHSSNVVRHQRTHHGENPYACPECGKAFSQSSNLIQHQRVHTGEKPYSCQECGRAFSRSSFLSEHRRIHTGEKPYKCGECGRAFRALSGFFRHQRIHTGEKPFHCAKCGRAFRLSFHLIQHQRVHSPE encoded by the exons ATGGACACATGCACAG CGTTCCTGGCACGGGCACCGGCGGGTGGCCAGGCCCCCAGCTGTGCTGCAACAGCTGCTGAGCAAGGTGCTCAGAGCACGGGGCTGATCCCAAGGCGGGCGGCTCTGGAGGAAGGTGGAAGCcgtggagaggctgggctgggactgCCACAGCGGCCTCCCCTGGCACTGGGGGTTCCGGACCCTCGTGGGAATGAGGATGCTGGAGAGGGGCCCAGGGGCTCCCCTTGGGGACAAGCCGTTTACGAGGAAACTGGAGGGCAGAAGGGCCACAAGACCAGCACATCCAGGTCAGAGGTCACCCTGGACACACGCTCTGCGGCCTGTGGGAGAGGCCCTTGGAAAAGACGGCCTTATCAATGTGGTTCCTGTGACAGGAGCTTCCAGTGCTACTCGGACGTGGTGAAGCACCGGAGCATTCACTCCAGGGAGAAGCCCTACGAGTGCGGCGAGTGCGGGAAGGCCTTCATCCACAGCTCGCACGTACTCCGGCACCAGCGCACCCACAGCGGGGAGAAGCCTTACGTTTGTACagagtgtgggaaggccttcagccAGAGCTTCAACCTCATCAGACACCAGAGAACTCACACCGGAGAGAGGCCGTACAAGTGCGCCGAGTGTGGCCGGTCCTTCAGCCAGAGGTCGGACGCGGCGAAGCACCGGAGGATCCACACTGGGGAGAGGCTGTATGCGTGCAGCGAGTGCGGGAAGGCCTTCATCCACAGCTCAAACGTGGTCCGGCACCAGCGGACTCACCACGGGGAGAACCCCTACGCGTGTCCagagtgtgggaaggccttcagccAGAGCTCCAACCTCATCCAGCACCAGCGGGTCCACACTGGCGAGAAGCCCTACTCCTGCCAGGAGTGCGGGCGCGCCTTCAGCCGCAGCTCCTTCCTCAGTGAGCACCGGCGcatccacaccggggagaagcccTACAAGTGCGGGGAGTGTGGCCGCGCCTTCAGGGCCCTGTCAGGCTTCTTCCGGCACCAGAGgatccacaccggggagaagcctTTCCACTGTGCCAAGTGCGGCAGGGCCTTCCGCCTGAGCTTCCACCTCATCCAGCACCAGCGGGTCCACAGCCCAGAGTGA